A genome region from Ralstonia solanacearum K60 includes the following:
- a CDS encoding riboflavin synthase, with protein MFTGIVAAIGRIETVTPLAADAQAGVRLSIHAGGLPLADVALGDSIAIQGACMTVIARTDTHFDVDVSRESLSKTVGLDHPGEVNLEKALRLADHIGGHLVSGHVDGLGTVSHFAPVGESYELRVRTSPELGRYFAYKGSVVVNGVSLTLNSVRDDAAGCEFSINLIPHTLAVTTLKHLAAGSQVNLEIDLIARYVERMLTHAATGLPAGARPLAAV; from the coding sequence ATGTTTACCGGAATCGTCGCCGCCATCGGCCGCATTGAAACCGTCACGCCGCTCGCTGCCGATGCGCAGGCCGGCGTACGCCTGTCCATCCACGCGGGCGGCCTGCCGCTGGCCGATGTGGCGCTGGGCGACTCGATCGCCATCCAGGGCGCCTGCATGACGGTCATCGCCAGGACCGACACCCACTTCGACGTGGATGTCTCGCGCGAATCGCTGTCCAAGACGGTCGGCCTGGACCACCCAGGCGAGGTCAACCTGGAAAAGGCGTTGCGTCTGGCCGACCACATCGGCGGGCACCTGGTGTCGGGCCACGTGGATGGCCTGGGCACCGTCAGCCATTTCGCGCCGGTGGGCGAGTCGTACGAACTGCGCGTGCGCACCTCGCCCGAGCTCGGCCGCTACTTCGCCTACAAGGGCTCGGTGGTGGTCAACGGCGTGTCGCTGACGCTCAACAGCGTGCGCGACGATGCCGCCGGCTGCGAGTTCTCAATCAACCTGATCCCGCACACGCTGGCCGTCACCACGCTCAAGCACCTAGCGGCGGGCAGCCAGGTCAACCTGGAAATCGACCTGATCGCCCGCTATGTCGAACGGATGCTGACCCACGCGGCGACCGGCCTGCCCGCCGGCGCCCGTCCGCTGGCCGCCGTTTGA
- the ribBA gene encoding bifunctional 3,4-dihydroxy-2-butanone-4-phosphate synthase/GTP cyclohydrolase II produces MSIATVEEIIAEIRAGRMVILVDEEDRENEGDLILAADFVTPEAINFMARFGRGLICLTLTAERCRQLDLPLMVTRNGTPHGTNFTVSIEAAEGVTTGISAADRARTVQVAVARNARPDDLVQPGHIFPLMAQPGGVLMRAGHTEAGCDLAALAGLTPASVICEIMKDDGTMARLPDLVEFAREHGLKIGTIADLIQYRSRTESIVERIGERTMETQFGTFRAVAFRDHAAGRAHLALVKGTPTPTTETLVRVHEPLSVLDLLECQRTTHSWSVPAALRAVQAAATGVVVLLNCGDSPERLFTQFNALDTPQERPRSKPDPRIYGIGAQILKDVGVGKMRVLASPLKLPSMTGYDLEVTAYQSMADTPQATTAATH; encoded by the coding sequence ATGTCGATCGCCACAGTCGAAGAAATCATTGCCGAAATCCGCGCCGGCCGGATGGTCATCCTGGTCGACGAGGAAGACCGCGAGAACGAGGGTGACCTGATCCTCGCGGCCGATTTCGTCACGCCCGAGGCGATCAATTTCATGGCCCGGTTCGGCCGCGGCCTGATCTGCCTGACGCTGACCGCCGAGCGCTGTCGCCAGCTCGACCTGCCGTTGATGGTCACCCGCAACGGCACGCCGCACGGCACCAATTTCACCGTCTCCATTGAAGCCGCCGAAGGCGTCACCACCGGCATTTCGGCCGCCGACCGTGCGCGCACCGTGCAGGTCGCCGTGGCGCGCAACGCCCGTCCCGACGACCTGGTCCAGCCCGGCCACATCTTCCCGCTGATGGCGCAGCCCGGCGGGGTGCTGATGCGCGCCGGCCATACCGAAGCCGGCTGCGACCTGGCCGCGCTGGCCGGCCTGACGCCCGCCTCGGTCATCTGCGAGATCATGAAGGACGACGGCACCATGGCCCGCCTGCCGGACCTGGTGGAGTTCGCCCGCGAGCATGGCCTGAAGATCGGTACCATCGCCGACCTGATCCAATACCGCAGCCGCACCGAGAGCATCGTCGAGCGCATCGGCGAGCGCACCATGGAAACCCAGTTCGGCACCTTCCGCGCCGTGGCCTTCCGCGACCACGCCGCCGGTCGTGCCCACCTGGCCCTGGTCAAGGGCACGCCGACCCCCACCACCGAGACGCTGGTGCGCGTGCACGAGCCGCTGTCGGTGCTGGACCTGCTGGAATGCCAGCGCACCACGCACTCGTGGAGCGTGCCCGCCGCCCTGCGCGCGGTGCAGGCCGCAGCGACCGGCGTGGTCGTGCTGCTGAACTGCGGCGATTCGCCCGAGCGACTGTTCACACAGTTCAACGCCCTGGATACGCCGCAGGAACGTCCACGCAGCAAACCCGATCCGCGCATCTACGGCATCGGCGCACAGATTCTCAAGGACGTGGGCGTGGGCAAGATGCGTGTGCTCGCCTCACCGCTCAAGCTGCCGAGCATGACCGGCTATGACCTGGAAGTCACAGCCTACCAGTCGATGGCCGATACGCCGCAGGCAACGACGGCCGCCACGCATTGA
- a CDS encoding type IV pilin protein has product MPRPTGFTFIELLIVLAIAGVLALAASQAWSGPYLRTERASARAALVAAMADLERHHAQAGSYASAGDDTSPLGRWPRTQEHPRGYRLSAHPCPNQTLTHCVEVAASPVRPHADCGTLILRSTGERFIETAGTRQPAPASCWP; this is encoded by the coding sequence ATGCCTCGTCCGACCGGCTTCACCTTCATCGAACTGCTGATCGTCCTGGCCATCGCTGGCGTGCTGGCGCTGGCGGCATCGCAAGCATGGTCCGGCCCTTACCTGCGGACGGAGCGCGCATCGGCCCGTGCCGCATTGGTTGCCGCCATGGCCGATCTGGAACGGCACCATGCGCAGGCTGGCAGCTATGCATCCGCCGGAGACGACACCTCGCCCTTGGGCCGCTGGCCACGCACGCAGGAACACCCGCGTGGCTACCGGTTGTCCGCCCACCCCTGCCCGAACCAGACGCTGACCCACTGTGTCGAGGTAGCCGCCAGCCCCGTACGCCCCCACGCGGACTGCGGGACGCTGATCCTGCGCAGCACCGGTGAGCGCTTCATCGAGACCGCAGGCACACGGCAACCGGCACCCGCATCCTGCTGGCCATGA
- the ribH gene encoding 6,7-dimethyl-8-ribityllumazine synthase — MDHGFYPTNLEGEGLRIGIVQARFNEPVCEALREACVAELEQLGVAGEDVLLVTVPGALEVPLALQKMAESGQFDALIALGAVIRGETYHFELVSNESGAGITRVGLDFNIAIANGILTTDTDAQAHARTREKGRDCARTAIEMANLTAALDGLQDHDGQDDENE; from the coding sequence ATGGATCACGGCTTCTACCCGACCAATCTCGAAGGCGAAGGCCTGCGCATCGGCATCGTCCAGGCACGTTTCAACGAGCCCGTGTGCGAAGCGCTGCGCGAAGCGTGCGTCGCCGAACTCGAACAGCTGGGCGTGGCGGGTGAAGACGTGCTGCTGGTCACCGTGCCGGGCGCGCTGGAGGTGCCGCTTGCCCTGCAGAAGATGGCCGAATCGGGCCAGTTCGACGCGCTGATCGCGCTGGGCGCGGTGATCCGCGGCGAGACCTACCACTTCGAGCTGGTGTCCAACGAGTCCGGCGCCGGCATCACGCGCGTCGGCCTGGACTTCAACATCGCCATCGCCAACGGCATCCTGACCACCGACACCGACGCGCAGGCCCATGCCCGCACGCGCGAGAAGGGCCGCGACTGCGCCCGCACCGCCATCGAAATGGCCAACCTGACCGCCGCCCTGGACGGCCTGCAAGACCACGACGGCCAGGACGACGAGAACGAATAA
- a CDS encoding pilus assembly protein produces MIRRQITWALLCMTLPSAAYPGPADHPAGHLPTHYLAAPGDDAWSGRLHALHFRPQPDMWETSRPPAIWEAAEKLDARPPDTRQLWTFQRGDAVARNAVPLRWEALAPTQQKLLDGKDGHGAIRLGYLRGVRRHEIDAPQLRRRASILGAVRGAHVQLLGPPGFTLDARHTDFRRRHAKRPWTVYIGANDGMLHAFDTLTGSERFAVIPDAALPAVARNTAPGQSAPTPVCRRPFAADAWTGAQWRSVLACATGAMAPGLFLVDVTNPDADTPPPLLAYDTSDDLAVGHMADPIPIAPLADDSGVQARWFAISGNGDGRPDMESRLLLLALDQPRAVPWQPGRTAFAITVPSGASRGGLGAPAVALGTNGHVTFAYAGDRHGQVWRFDLRGTPPWPQALGRNAVERQQPFFTATSRAGLRQRIVGPILLAATAGGPLLVFTAIDPAGATTLYGVRDASHGQRRLAREHLAGRATSETNDAVALHADDDRPIDAGWRIDLPTGHAPDDLVSAGQGSLLLITRDADGRSRAYLLDPRSGLPVDGKVRSGRVLASEPLITVHAAQPVTQADGSSTQVIQTQLWQTVGNRLQAMATDRQSRRLGRLNWREVLEEGIR; encoded by the coding sequence ATGATTCGACGGCAGATCACCTGGGCGCTGCTCTGCATGACGTTGCCCAGCGCAGCCTATCCCGGCCCGGCCGATCACCCCGCCGGCCATCTGCCCACGCACTATCTCGCTGCGCCAGGAGACGATGCCTGGAGCGGGCGCTTGCATGCCCTGCACTTCCGGCCCCAGCCCGACATGTGGGAAACCTCCCGACCGCCTGCCATATGGGAAGCGGCTGAAAAGCTGGACGCACGTCCACCCGACACCCGCCAACTCTGGACCTTCCAGCGGGGCGATGCCGTAGCACGCAACGCCGTACCGCTGCGGTGGGAAGCGCTCGCTCCCACGCAACAGAAGCTGCTCGACGGGAAGGATGGCCACGGCGCCATCCGGCTCGGCTACCTGCGCGGTGTGCGCCGTCATGAAATCGACGCGCCGCAGTTGCGCCGGCGCGCGTCGATCCTCGGCGCCGTACGCGGTGCGCATGTGCAACTGCTTGGCCCACCGGGTTTCACGCTCGATGCCCGGCATACCGATTTTCGCCGGCGGCATGCCAAACGGCCGTGGACGGTCTACATCGGCGCCAACGACGGCATGCTGCACGCTTTCGATACATTGACCGGCAGCGAACGCTTTGCCGTGATCCCGGATGCCGCCCTGCCTGCCGTCGCACGCAACACCGCACCCGGCCAATCAGCGCCGACGCCGGTGTGCCGGCGCCCGTTCGCAGCCGACGCATGGACCGGCGCGCAATGGCGCTCAGTGCTCGCCTGCGCCACCGGTGCGATGGCCCCCGGCCTGTTTCTGGTCGACGTGACCAACCCCGACGCGGACACACCGCCTCCCCTGCTTGCCTATGACACCAGCGATGACCTCGCGGTCGGACACATGGCAGACCCGATCCCCATCGCGCCGCTCGCCGATGACAGCGGCGTGCAAGCGCGCTGGTTTGCGATCAGCGGCAACGGAGACGGCCGCCCCGACATGGAAAGCCGCCTGCTGTTGCTGGCACTGGATCAACCGCGCGCGGTGCCTTGGCAACCGGGCCGGACCGCGTTCGCCATCACCGTGCCATCCGGCGCCAGCCGTGGCGGACTGGGTGCACCCGCTGTCGCGCTGGGGACGAACGGCCACGTCACCTTTGCCTATGCCGGAGACCGCCATGGCCAAGTGTGGCGCTTCGATCTGCGCGGCACGCCGCCCTGGCCGCAAGCGCTGGGGCGCAATGCAGTCGAACGGCAGCAGCCATTCTTCACTGCCACGTCGCGCGCGGGCCTTCGCCAACGGATCGTCGGACCGATCCTGCTGGCGGCCACGGCGGGCGGACCACTGCTGGTCTTCACCGCCATCGATCCGGCAGGTGCCACCACACTGTATGGCGTCAGGGACGCGAGTCATGGACAGCGCAGGCTGGCGCGAGAGCACCTCGCCGGCCGCGCGACATCGGAAACGAACGACGCCGTCGCATTGCACGCCGATGACGACCGCCCCATCGACGCAGGTTGGCGCATCGACCTGCCCACCGGCCACGCCCCCGACGACCTCGTCAGTGCCGGCCAAGGCAGCCTGCTGCTGATCACGCGCGATGCCGACGGCCGCAGCCGCGCCTACCTGCTGGATCCGCGATCGGGCCTGCCGGTCGACGGAAAGGTGCGCTCGGGCCGCGTGCTGGCGTCAGAACCGTTGATCACCGTGCACGCCGCGCAGCCCGTCACCCAGGCTGACGGCAGCAGTACGCAAGTCATCCAGACCCAGCTCTGGCAGACCGTGGGAAACCGCTTGCAGGCCATGGCAACAGACCGGCAAAGCCGTCGGCTGGGCCGACTCAACTGGCGCGAGGTGCTGGAAGAGGGGATACGCTGA
- the nusB gene encoding transcription antitermination factor NusB codes for MTQDNSPAKPKAAPKSARRRARELALQGLYQWLLNRNDPGVVEAHLHDAQGFNKADRAHFDALLHGAIREEATLTESFTPFLDRPVAELSPVERAALLVGAYELVHCIDIPYKVVINEAVELAKTFGGVEGYKYVNGVLDKLAAQVRAVEVAARR; via the coding sequence ATGACGCAAGACAACTCCCCGGCCAAGCCCAAGGCTGCGCCCAAGAGCGCGCGCCGCCGCGCCCGCGAACTGGCGCTGCAAGGCCTGTACCAATGGCTGCTCAACCGCAACGACCCGGGCGTGGTCGAGGCGCATCTGCATGACGCGCAGGGCTTCAACAAAGCCGACCGCGCCCACTTCGACGCCCTGCTGCACGGCGCCATCCGAGAAGAGGCGACGCTGACCGAGAGCTTTACGCCGTTCCTGGACCGCCCGGTCGCCGAGCTGTCGCCGGTCGAGCGCGCCGCCCTGCTGGTGGGCGCGTACGAGCTGGTGCACTGCATCGACATCCCGTACAAGGTCGTCATCAACGAAGCCGTGGAGCTGGCCAAGACCTTCGGCGGCGTGGAAGGCTACAAGTACGTCAACGGCGTGCTGGACAAGCTGGCTGCCCAGGTCCGCGCCGTGGAAGTCGCTGCCCGCCGGTAA
- a CDS encoding GspH/FimT family pseudopilin: MTRAARQAGVTLAELMVVLSVLAILAAFAVPAGLDGWRRETVTVLADRFASAASLARATARNQRVWAHLGPRDTVSGWAAGWALYTTATPRIQATSVAPGADNMLITVSPPAGPSVDFAFTASQKGVDTLSYAPVGYSRTSNGAPLSGTLTIASGAHVRRVRINFAGRVRVCNPATDRSCGTGDDS; encoded by the coding sequence ATGACACGCGCTGCCCGGCAAGCCGGCGTGACGCTGGCGGAATTGATGGTGGTGCTGTCGGTCCTGGCCATCCTTGCGGCATTCGCCGTACCGGCTGGGCTGGACGGTTGGCGACGCGAAACCGTGACCGTACTGGCCGACCGCTTTGCCAGCGCGGCGTCGCTGGCACGGGCCACGGCGCGCAACCAGCGCGTCTGGGCCCATCTCGGACCGCGCGACACCGTATCAGGCTGGGCAGCAGGATGGGCGCTGTACACGACCGCCACGCCTCGGATACAAGCCACGTCCGTCGCACCCGGCGCAGACAACATGCTGATCACCGTGTCCCCACCCGCTGGGCCATCGGTCGACTTTGCCTTCACCGCCTCGCAAAAGGGCGTCGACACCCTTTCCTACGCACCTGTGGGATACTCACGCACAAGCAACGGCGCGCCGCTGTCCGGCACGCTGACCATCGCATCCGGGGCGCACGTGCGCCGCGTGCGCATCAACTTCGCCGGCCGGGTCCGTGTGTGCAATCCGGCCACCGACCGCAGTTGCGGGACCGGCGACGATTCCTGA
- a CDS encoding pyridoxal phosphate-dependent aminotransferase — translation MDAHRLHTAARLANIRAFHVMELAKQARELELAGRSIIHMGIGEPDFTAAEPVVRAAEAAMRRGVTQYTGALGIPPLREAIARYYQTVYGLDIAPERIIVTAGASAALLLACAVLVEIGGEVLMPDPSYPCNRHFVAAFDGVARLVPSGPQTRFQLSAEQVQAHWNARTQGVLLASPSNPTGTSILPDELQRIVETVRGRAGFSIVDEIYQGLSYDQAPVSALSFGDDVVTINSFSKYFNMTGWRLGWLVAPTELVPQFEKVAQNLFICASAVAQHAALACFEPEALAIYEDRKAEFRRRRDFIVPALESLGFKVPVKPDGAFYVYADCRGVNHPHAGDANALTQAMLNEAGVVLVPGLDFGPYTAHHYIRLSYATAMDHLEEAVARLAKLFGR, via the coding sequence ATGGACGCCCACCGTCTGCACACGGCCGCCCGGCTGGCCAATATCCGCGCCTTTCACGTGATGGAGCTGGCCAAGCAGGCCCGTGAGCTAGAACTGGCGGGCCGCAGCATCATCCACATGGGCATCGGCGAGCCGGACTTCACTGCCGCCGAGCCGGTCGTGCGCGCCGCGGAGGCAGCAATGCGGCGCGGCGTGACCCAATACACGGGCGCGCTCGGCATCCCCCCGCTGCGCGAAGCCATCGCCCGCTATTACCAGACCGTCTACGGACTCGACATCGCGCCCGAGCGCATCATCGTCACGGCGGGAGCATCGGCGGCGCTGCTGCTGGCGTGCGCCGTGCTGGTGGAAATCGGCGGCGAGGTGCTGATGCCCGATCCGAGCTATCCGTGCAACCGCCACTTTGTGGCGGCCTTCGACGGCGTGGCACGGCTGGTGCCGTCCGGCCCGCAGACGCGCTTCCAACTAAGTGCCGAGCAGGTGCAAGCCCATTGGAACGCGCGCACGCAAGGCGTACTGCTGGCCTCGCCGTCCAACCCGACCGGCACGTCGATCCTGCCGGACGAACTGCAGCGCATCGTCGAGACGGTGCGCGGGCGTGCCGGGTTCTCCATCGTGGACGAGATCTACCAGGGGCTGTCGTATGACCAGGCCCCGGTCTCCGCACTGTCGTTCGGCGACGATGTCGTCACGATCAACAGCTTTTCCAAGTATTTCAACATGACCGGCTGGCGGCTCGGCTGGCTGGTAGCGCCCACCGAACTGGTACCGCAGTTCGAGAAGGTCGCGCAGAACCTGTTCATCTGTGCGTCGGCCGTGGCGCAGCACGCGGCCCTCGCCTGCTTCGAGCCGGAGGCACTGGCGATCTACGAAGACCGTAAGGCCGAATTCCGCCGCCGCCGGGATTTCATCGTGCCGGCGCTGGAGTCGCTCGGCTTCAAGGTGCCGGTCAAACCGGATGGCGCCTTCTATGTCTATGCCGACTGCCGCGGCGTCAACCACCCGCACGCCGGCGACGCCAACGCGCTAACGCAGGCGATGCTCAACGAGGCCGGCGTGGTGCTGGTGCCCGGGCTGGATTTCGGACCCTACACGGCACACCACTACATCCGCCTGTCGTACGCCACGGCGATGGACCATCTGGAAGAGGCCGTGGCGCGACTCGCCAAGCTGTTCGGCCGCTGA
- the ubiD gene encoding 4-hydroxy-3-polyprenylbenzoate decarboxylase: MQYRDLRDFLAQLERAGELRRVRVPVSPRLEMTEVCDRLLRAEGPAVVFERPTDGARTYDMPVLANLFGTPRRVALGMGAESLEELRDVGRLLSALKEPEPPRGLREAGKLWTMAKAVWDMAPRKVSSPACQEIVLEGNDVDLSRIPVQTCWPGDAAPLVTWGLVVTRGPHKKRQNLGIYRQQVIGRNQVIMRWLAHRGGALDFREHAIAHPGQPFPIAVALGADPATILGAVTPVPDTLSEYQFAGLLRGSRTELAQCLTPSLAQAQLQVPAGAEIVLEGHILPDPTHPSGYQHALEGPFGDHTGYYNEQDWFPVFTVERITMRRDPIYHSTYTGKPPDEPAVLGVALNEVFVPLLQKQFPEIADFYLPPEGCSYRMALVSMKKQYAGHAKRVMFGVWSFLRQFMYTKFIVVVDDDVDLRDWKEVIWAITTRVDPARDTVMVENTPIDYLDFASPVSGLGSKMGIDATNKWPGETTREWGQPIVMDAAVKSRVDAMWETLFQ; encoded by the coding sequence ATGCAATACAGGGACTTACGTGATTTTCTCGCCCAACTGGAGCGCGCCGGCGAACTGCGCCGGGTGCGCGTCCCGGTGTCGCCCAGGCTGGAAATGACCGAAGTCTGCGACCGCCTGCTGCGTGCGGAAGGCCCAGCCGTGGTGTTCGAGCGCCCGACGGACGGCGCCCGGACCTACGACATGCCCGTGCTTGCCAACCTGTTCGGCACGCCGCGCCGCGTGGCGCTGGGGATGGGCGCGGAGTCGCTCGAGGAGCTGCGTGACGTGGGCCGCCTGCTCTCGGCGCTCAAGGAGCCCGAACCGCCGCGTGGCCTGCGCGAGGCCGGCAAGCTGTGGACGATGGCCAAGGCCGTGTGGGACATGGCGCCGCGCAAGGTGTCGTCGCCGGCATGCCAGGAGATCGTGCTGGAGGGGAACGACGTGGACCTGTCGCGCATTCCCGTGCAGACCTGCTGGCCGGGCGACGCGGCACCGCTCGTCACCTGGGGCCTGGTCGTCACGCGCGGCCCCCACAAGAAGCGGCAGAACCTGGGCATCTACCGGCAGCAGGTGATCGGCCGCAACCAGGTCATCATGCGCTGGCTGGCCCATCGCGGCGGCGCGCTGGATTTCCGCGAACACGCCATCGCGCACCCCGGCCAGCCCTTCCCCATCGCGGTGGCGCTGGGGGCGGACCCCGCCACCATCCTGGGCGCGGTGACGCCGGTGCCGGATACGCTGTCCGAATACCAGTTCGCCGGCCTGCTGCGCGGCAGCCGGACCGAGCTCGCGCAGTGCCTGACGCCCTCGCTGGCCCAGGCGCAGTTGCAGGTGCCGGCGGGTGCCGAGATCGTCCTCGAAGGCCATATCCTGCCCGACCCCACACATCCGAGCGGCTACCAGCACGCCCTCGAAGGTCCCTTCGGCGACCACACCGGGTACTACAACGAGCAGGACTGGTTCCCCGTCTTCACGGTCGAGCGCATCACCATGCGGCGCGACCCGATCTACCACTCCACCTACACCGGCAAGCCGCCCGACGAGCCCGCCGTGCTGGGCGTGGCGCTCAACGAGGTGTTCGTGCCGCTGCTGCAGAAGCAGTTTCCGGAAATCGCGGACTTCTACCTGCCGCCCGAGGGCTGCAGCTATCGCATGGCGCTGGTCAGCATGAAGAAGCAGTACGCCGGCCATGCCAAGCGTGTAATGTTCGGCGTGTGGAGCTTCCTGCGGCAGTTCATGTATACGAAGTTCATCGTGGTGGTGGACGACGATGTGGACCTGCGCGACTGGAAGGAAGTGATCTGGGCCATCACCACCCGCGTCGACCCGGCGCGCGATACGGTGATGGTTGAGAACACGCCCATCGACTACCTCGATTTCGCCTCGCCGGTGTCGGGCCTCGGCTCGAAGATGGGCATCGACGCCACCAACAAGTGGCCCGGCGAAACCACCCGCGAATGGGGCCAACCGATCGTGATGGATGCCGCCGTCAAATCCAGGGTGGACGCCATGTGGGAGACCCTCTTCCAGTAA
- a CDS encoding lytic transglycosylase domain-containing protein produces MNGWKTLHSSGIGLALQSRLVTPVGRRLARAGQYALPRRLRMELNAGGAVASRHEWHPGIQLLFRGGHVALNSIGVLAVVAAIALSLNSEWRAMVAQRVLHFTPGMEVSLTTNTPAPAVAANVERVAFTASAAPSADAGAAQAVAPVGAAEQAGPAAAAGWDTLSHVPSVADLAAQIPNTQVVRDARDSATAGTPREQAAVAEYIARKYRVAATATGQLVKAAYQTGKEVGLDPLLILGVMAIESSFNPFAESGMGAQGLMQVMTKVHQDKYQVMGGVGAALNPYANIKVGALVLKDCIARAGSIEGGLKLYVGAVTQGDGGYGGKVLQERSRLRLVAIGRKSPVTMASERESGKAAVVATPATTSAGTQTQAAKPVAKQPVAGQQEEASLDGTAAHNPARQGQA; encoded by the coding sequence ATGAACGGTTGGAAAACCCTTCATTCTTCCGGGATCGGACTGGCGCTGCAAAGCCGGCTCGTCACCCCGGTCGGCCGCCGCCTCGCGCGTGCCGGTCAGTATGCGCTGCCGCGTCGGCTGCGCATGGAGTTGAACGCAGGGGGCGCTGTCGCGTCCCGTCATGAGTGGCATCCGGGCATCCAGCTGCTGTTCCGCGGCGGGCATGTCGCGCTCAACAGCATCGGCGTGCTGGCGGTGGTGGCCGCGATCGCTCTGTCGCTCAACAGCGAGTGGCGGGCGATGGTGGCGCAACGCGTGCTGCATTTCACGCCCGGCATGGAGGTCAGCCTGACCACCAATACGCCGGCACCGGCCGTCGCGGCCAATGTGGAGCGGGTTGCCTTTACGGCGTCCGCGGCACCGTCCGCCGATGCCGGTGCGGCGCAGGCCGTCGCGCCCGTGGGCGCGGCTGAGCAGGCCGGTCCGGCCGCAGCAGCAGGCTGGGACACGTTGTCGCACGTGCCATCCGTTGCCGACCTCGCCGCGCAGATCCCGAACACGCAAGTCGTGCGCGACGCGCGGGATTCGGCGACCGCCGGCACGCCGCGCGAGCAGGCCGCCGTGGCTGAATACATCGCCCGCAAGTACCGCGTGGCGGCCACTGCCACCGGTCAACTGGTGAAGGCGGCCTACCAGACCGGCAAGGAAGTCGGCCTGGACCCGCTGCTGATCCTGGGTGTGATGGCCATCGAGTCCAGCTTCAATCCGTTCGCGGAAAGCGGCATGGGCGCGCAGGGCCTGATGCAGGTGATGACCAAGGTCCACCAGGATAAGTACCAGGTGATGGGCGGCGTTGGCGCCGCGCTCAATCCGTACGCCAACATCAAGGTCGGCGCGCTGGTGCTCAAGGACTGCATTGCCCGTGCCGGCTCGATTGAAGGCGGCCTGAAGCTGTACGTCGGCGCGGTCACGCAAGGCGATGGCGGCTACGGTGGCAAGGTGCTGCAGGAGCGTTCGCGCTTGCGCCTGGTGGCCATCGGCCGCAAGTCGCCGGTGACGATGGCGTCCGAGCGCGAGTCCGGCAAGGCGGCCGTGGTGGCGACACCGGCGACCACGTCGGCGGGAACGCAGACACAGGCCGCCAAACCGGTCGCGAAGCAGCCGGTGGCCGGCCAGCAGGAAGAGGCCAGCCTGGACGGCACGGCGGCACACAATCCGGCACGTCAGGGCCAAGCCTGA